The Dyadobacter sp. 676 DNA window TGGTCCGAGCCGCCGCTTCCCGCATTATCGGTAAAAAATTTTGTTTCACTTTTCACATCCTTGAAAATCGCCGGCCATTCGGCGCTGGTACCGTAGCCGCCTATACCCACGCCCCGGCCCGGATCGTACCGGCCGATCATATCCATGTTCGACATGAAATTGATCCCGGACAGCGGTAATGTCGGGTTATTAACAAAATAACGCGAGCCGACGAGTCCCAGTTCTTCCGCACCGAATGCGATAAAAAGGAAATTGTAAGGCTCCTTTTTGCCATTTTCTGAAAAATACCGCGCCAGTTCGAGCAAACCGGCCACACCCGACGCATTGTCGTCGGCACCGTTGTGGATCTGGCCTTCGGGCTTGTCGGCCTTGGAACTGCCCTGGCGGCCGAGGCCAAGGTGGTCGAAATGAGCACCTATGACGATGGTATACTGCGCCCCGTTGTCGAGAAAACCGATCACATTCCGCGCCTCGCGAACGCTGTCGGGGACTACGACGCGCCTGATTTTCGCCGTGAAAGGCTGGTAATAGCCGTCGGTTCCTTTGGGTAAAAGATGGTACTTTTTGAATTGTTTCGCCACATATTTCGCGGCTTTTTCGTTCTCCTTGCTGCCGGTGCCGCGGCCTTTCATTTTATCAGAAGCGAGGTAGGAAATGTGTTTGCGGATGATTTCCGGAGAGGGTGCAACGGACTGTCCGGATGCCTGCAAACCGCCCAGAACGAGCAACAGGCTGTAAAAAAGGATTCTCATTAGATTCAAAATAGTTAAGGGGCAAAGATACGCTGCGGTGGTTCGGAAGGCGACAGAATTTTTCCATTTATTTGTATTTTCAGGCATCCGGGCTTAATATTGCACCATCAATCAATTGCTTCCCTGAACGGCGGTTGATTTATAAAGAAGAGGCGAGAGAATGGGCTCAACGAACCTCTGGCAACCTGCTACCACATCGGAGAAAGGTGCTAATTCCCACCTAAGTTATTAGGAGATATAAAATCAATTCGTGTGCTCTTACAGTTAGAAATTTCCGTAAGCCGATTGGCTTTAGTCTCGCAGCTACAACCGAAAATTTGTATTTCGGCTGTCTATTTTACCATGTGTTGAATTTAACCACCTGCTGTGGCACTTATGCAAGCGGAACAGAAGATTTTTAAATATCCCTATCCTTACGCGCTCGAAATGGGCGGCGAGCTGCCGGGGTTTGAACTCGCATACACTACACACGGAGAAAGAAACGCCAGCGATACCAACATCGTCTGGATCTGCCATGCGCTCACGGGCAGCTCCAACGCCGCCGACTGGTGGGACGGGCTGGTAGGAGAGGGTAAATATTTCAATCCCGGGCAGCATTTTATTATCTGCGCCAATGTGCTCGGTTCGGCTTACGGCTCCACGGGACCGTTGTCTGTCGATCCGCGTACCAACCGGCCCTACTACCGTAATTTCCCGACGATTACCGTGCGCGACGTAGTAGGGACGCTGGATTTGCTCCGGCAGGAACTGGCGATCGACAGGATTAAAATCTGCATTGGCGGGTCCCTCGGCGGCCAGCAGGCGTTGGAATGGGCGGTTGAAAAACCGGATTTGTTCGAAGAGCTGATCCTGATCGCTTCCAATGCATTGCATTCGCCCTGGGGTATCGCGTTCAACGAATCGCAGCGGATGGCTATCGAAGCCGACCCTACCTATACCGATGAAAGTCCGGACGCGGGTGCGATGGGCATGCGCGCGGCGCGGTCGATTGCATTGCTTTCGTACCGTAATTATGATACTTATAATTTTACACAGGCGCGCGACAATCCGGACCAGATCGACGATTTTCGTGCCTCGTCCTACCAGCAATACCAAGGCGACAAGTTTGTGAAGCGTTTCAATGCATTCTCCTACTGGGTGCTTTCCAAAATCATGGATTCGCACAATGTGGGCCGCAACCGCGGGGGAATCGTGCACGCGCTGGGGCTGGTGAAGGCAAAAACGCTCGTATTGGGTATCAAATCCGACCTGCTTTTCCCGCTTTCGGAGCAGCAGTTCCTGGCAAAGCATATTCCCGACGCCGCATTTCAGGAAATCGATTCACTTTACGGGCACGACGGCTTCCTGATCGAGTACAAACAGCTGACGCAGGTAATCAGGGCATGGCAGGAAACGAACGGGCAGTTACAGATGGCGCGCATCCGGTGACATATCCTGATATTCAAAAAGCCAAACTCCCGATCGGTCACCGGTCGGGAGTTTGGCTTTTTAAGGTATTTCAAAAATATTACTTCGAAAGGCTCAGTAAAAGCTCGGGTTCGTTGGTAGTAATGTAGTCCACGTCTTTTTCGAGGAAGTATTTCAAATCTGCTTCGTCGTTGACTGTCCACACATTGGTGGTCAGCTTTTTCTGCCGCATTGCCGGGATGTAATCCTCTTTTTTCTTCAAAACGCTGAAATGGTAGTCGATACCGTCCAGACCTGCCGCCTGGATTTCGTCCGGGGTTTTATCGCCGTTCAGATATTCCACGTGCGCTTTGGGGGCGAGTTCTTTCACCTTCAAACACACATCCCAGCTGAATGCGATATAGTCGGTAATTTTCTCGACCTTCATTTTCTTCACCAGTTCCACACATTTGGTCGCCAATGCCAACGAGCGCTCCTTACTGATTTTGGAAGTTTTGATTTCCAGTATCAAACGTGTCTTCTTTTGCTTCGAACCGGCTTTGAGATAGGCTTCCAAAGTAGGCAGCGGCTCGCCGTTTGCCAATTTGATCTTCGAAAGCTCGGCCGAATTCGTTGTTTCGATATTCGTTCCCTGAATAGAATGGTCGTGCAGGACATATAAAACGGAATCGGCCGACATATGCACGTCGAATTCGCTGCCATAGCAGCCTAGTTTGATCGCATGTTCCAGCGCGCCGATCGAGTTTTCGGTCGCGCCGGTGTTTTTCCACGCGCCGCGGTGCGCGATCACCTTGTTTTTCTTTTGAGACATTCCTTCCAAAGACACCAGGCTCATCAGCCCGATCGCAAGCATTAAAAATCCTTTTTTCATTGTATCCAAATTAAAACTTCTTTTTAAAAGACATTTCACGGAATGTTTTACCCCAGCGAGGCAAAACAGCGGCGAAATTACGGCAAGACAGGGCGTGGACTGTTAGCATAATATTAAGTTATGCCGACGCCTCATGCCGTGTGACTGTCAGGATCACCATTTTGGAAGTAGGTGTGTTGCTCTTTTCCGCTACGCTCGTAAGGGGTACCAGCACATTGGTTTCTGGAAAATAGGTTGCCGTGCATTGCTCCGGAATCGGATACTCGACTACCACAAACTGGCGCGCCACACGGTCTACGCCGTCGTAACGGTTATGCAAATCCACCAGGTCGCCGTTTTTCAGGTTGCGTCGCTGCATGTCCTTCGCATTCATTAAAATAACCCGCCGTTCATTGTAAATACCCCGGTACCGGTCGTTCAGGCCGTAGATGGTCGTATTGAACTGATCGTGGCTGCGGATGGTCATCATCATGAGTTCGTCGTTTTTCAGATCGGGCACCTGCGGCTCCGCGATATGGAAATGTGCCTTGCCCGTGGGCGTGTCGAAACTCCCCGCACGGTTGCAGTTGGGCAAATAGAAACCTCCCGGCTGCCTTACGCGTTCGTTATAATCGGTAAAGCCGGGAATAGTACGTTCAATATCGCTTCTGATCAGATCGTAATCTTCGATGTACCTGTCCCAATGAACCATGCTCCGCGTACCCAGCGTCGTTTTCGCAAGCCTGCAAACGATCTCCGGTTCGCTCAAAAGCTGGTCTGAAACAGGTTCCAGCACTCCCCTGGATAATTGAACCACGCCCATTGAATTCTCGCACGACACAAACCGGTTCTCGCCATTGCGCATGTCTTTGTCGCTCCGGCCGAGGCAGGGCAGGATCAATGCTTCTTCGCCGTGCACGAGGTGGCTGCGGTTGAGTTTGGTCGATACATGGACGGTAAGCCGGCATTTTCGCAATGCTTCGGCGGTAAAGCGGGTGTCGGGTGTGGCCGAAAGAAAATTGCCGCCCATCGCAAAGAATACCTTCGCGTTACCGGCGTGCATGGCTTTAATGCATTCTACCACATCATACCCGTGTTTCCGCGGTGGCGCGA harbors:
- a CDS encoding glycerophosphodiester phosphodiesterase family protein, with the protein product MKKGFLMLAIGLMSLVSLEGMSQKKNKVIAHRGAWKNTGATENSIGALEHAIKLGCYGSEFDVHMSADSVLYVLHDHSIQGTNIETTNSAELSKIKLANGEPLPTLEAYLKAGSKQKKTRLILEIKTSKISKERSLALATKCVELVKKMKVEKITDYIAFSWDVCLKVKELAPKAHVEYLNGDKTPDEIQAAGLDGIDYHFSVLKKKEDYIPAMRQKKLTTNVWTVNDEADLKYFLEKDVDYITTNEPELLLSLSK
- the metX gene encoding homoserine O-acetyltransferase, coding for MQAEQKIFKYPYPYALEMGGELPGFELAYTTHGERNASDTNIVWICHALTGSSNAADWWDGLVGEGKYFNPGQHFIICANVLGSAYGSTGPLSVDPRTNRPYYRNFPTITVRDVVGTLDLLRQELAIDRIKICIGGSLGGQQALEWAVEKPDLFEELILIASNALHSPWGIAFNESQRMAIEADPTYTDESPDAGAMGMRAARSIALLSYRNYDTYNFTQARDNPDQIDDFRASSYQQYQGDKFVKRFNAFSYWVLSKIMDSHNVGRNRGGIVHALGLVKAKTLVLGIKSDLLFPLSEQQFLAKHIPDAAFQEIDSLYGHDGFLIEYKQLTQVIRAWQETNGQLQMARIR
- a CDS encoding M20/M25/M40 family metallo-hydrolase; amino-acid sequence: MRILFYSLLLVLGGLQASGQSVAPSPEIIRKHISYLASDKMKGRGTGSKENEKAAKYVAKQFKKYHLLPKGTDGYYQPFTAKIRRVVVPDSVREARNVIGFLDNGAQYTIVIGAHFDHLGLGRQGSSKADKPEGQIHNGADDNASGVAGLLELARYFSENGKKEPYNFLFIAFGAEELGLVGSRYFVNNPTLPLSGINFMSNMDMIGRYDPGRGVGIGGYGTSAEWPAIFKDVKSETKFFTDNAGSGGSDHGSFYAKQIPVLFFHTGGHDDYHKPTDDVEKIDVNAEAGILGIQIKLIENAMLLPKLKFTEVK